The window GTAGCCAGTGCTACGGAAGCTACCGGCCCTTACACCGACCACGGCCCCCTGGTTTGCCAGGAGGTAGGTTCTATCGATGGGTTTCCCATCAGGGACGAAAAGGGTGATTTGTACCTGGTCTGGAAGGAAGATGGCAACAGCCGCGGTTTGCCTACCCCAATGTGGGCACAGCGCATGAACGAGGAGCGCACGCAGCTGCTGGGAGAAATGTTCGAGATGTTTCGCAATGAGCCCGGCACATGGGAGGGGGGGCTGGTAGAGGGCGCATACGTGCTTCGAAGAAATGGATATTACTACACCTTCTACTCCGGCGATGCCTGCTGCGGCCGCGACTGTACCTATGGCGTTGGTGTGGCCCGTGCCCAAAAGCTGGAAGGGCCCTGGGAGAAGTACAGCGGCAATCCCATCATGAAACAGAATGAGGAATGGAAATGTGCCGGCCATGGCTCTGTGGTAACCGATCCGCAGGGAGAGTATTACTTCCTGTACCATGCCTACAGCACCGACGGTACCGTATATACCGGCCGTGAAGGACTGCTGGATAAGATCTACTGGAATGGAGAGGGCTGGCCCTACTTTAGCGAAGACGCACCAAGCGTTACGGCAGTAGCCCCTCACCAGGAAAATGAACAAGATCAATTAAGTGTAACCGAAGAATTTAAGGACTATGGGTTGGCACAGAGCTGGCAGTGGCCTGTAGACAAGCAGCCCAATTTTTACAGTCTGAAAGCCGCACAGGACGGGCAGTTGGTGTTACAGGCATCTCCAGATAAGATCGGAAACCTGCTGGCGCAACGTACAACCACACCAGACTATATGGTGATCACAGCTGTGGATAAAAGCCAGCTGCAAAATGGCATCCGGGCAGGTCTGGCCGCTATTGGCGATCAGGAAAATGCAGTGGGCCTTTCTGTTGGGCCCGATAATATTATGCTTTGGTCGGTAAAAGAAAACAAGAGAAGCATTATTACGCAAATGCCCAGCCCAGCAGCAGAGCAGGTACAGCTAAGGCTGGTAACCAGAAATGGAGATCAGATGGAGTTTTCCTGGAGTACCGATGGAAACAACTGGAACACTTTAAATCAGCAGCCTCTGGATGCATCCTACCTGCCACCTTGGGACAGAGCCATTCGGGTAGGCCTTACAGCACAAGGACCTGCAGATGCAGTAGCAGCCTTTAACTGGTTCAGGTACACAACAGAAGCAATTAATTAAACCAGGTCCTAACAAAAATGCCAGCAAATCAAATACAGCCAAAGCCTTACTTAATGCCTATGCACCCTGTTCCAGCCCTTTGCCTAAGGTTTGTACTCACTCTGTTTTTATGCGCCGGTACAGCTATTCTGCTGCAAAGCTGTTCCGGCAACAGCGAGCAGCAGCAACAGCAGCAAAACAGACCTGCCGCACAGGAGGTGGTGTATTCCGGCAATCCGATCCTGCCAGGAAATTTTGCCGACCCATGCATCCTGGTGCACCAGGATACCTTTTACATCTATGCTACCACCGGCAGCGAAGCCACCGTCTGGTATTCTCCCGACTTTACAGACTGGAAGTTGACTAAACTCAACTGGCCTACCAGTATGGGCAAGCCCGATATCTGGGCACCAGCCGTTACACAGGGTACCGATGGCAGGTTTTATTTTTATACCTCTACCGATCATGACATCTATGCAGGTGTGGCCGACCATCCCAAAGGTCCTTTTACTAACATTTTGGGCGGCGACAGCATTTTTATCAAAAACCGGCAATGGTGGGAAAAGATGCACAGCATCGATGCTGACTGCTTTGTAGACGACGATGGACAGGCTTATCTATACTGGGGCTCGGGTTTCGATTTTAAAGATGGCATCTGTGCCGTTGGCAGGCTAAATAAGGATATGGTCTCATTTAAGGAGGAGCCTAAGCTGGTTACACCAAATGAGTATTTCGAGGGTCCGCACATGATGAAAAGAAATGGTATTTATTACCTTATGTACTCCGATAGCCTCTACTACGACTCTACCTATAAGGTGCGCTATGCAACTTCAAACAGCCCGATGGGTCCATTTACGGAGGGCCGTAACAGTCCCATTTTAAAATCTACACCCGACGGTAAAGTTACAGGCCCAGGCCATCATTATACGCTTAAGCGTGGCGATCAGTACTATATCGTTTATCATGCACATGCGCTGCCGGAGGCTAAGCCGGGGGGTGATCTTATACGCCAGGTATTCATCGATAAGCTGGAGTTTGAGGCAGATGGTGCTATCAAACCAGTGGTTGCCACCGATAAGGGAGTGCCTCTTGATTTTGTGAACACCGCAAACATTCATAAGCCGGTACAGCCTGTAGCTACCGAAGCATCCGCTGCTGTAAGCGAAGCCCTGGGCGCAGATAAGGCATTCGATGGCGACTATGGTACGCTTTGGGCAGCCCCTAAAGCAACATCGCCACTATGGCTGCAGGCCGATTTTGGGAAAAGCATCAGTATAAAGGAGATCCAGCCTGTCTTTGATCTGGTAATGGGCGATTATGAATACCGTATTGAGCATTCTACAGAGGGTACCGACTGGCAGCTGTATGCCGAGGGTAATAATGCGCAGGCAGAAGTGTGGCCTGTAAGTCACAGGAAAGAGGTGGATGCCCGCTATGTGCGTATTACCATACTTAATCAGACCCAGGAAAATACCCGCACCGGCCTTTGGGAGCTAAAAATATTTGATGAGCAGAAATTGTAGTAGTGTTGGTTTATAGTAGTAAAGCCCCCTGTTTGTTGGTTTACAGGGGGCTTTCTTTATAGGTATGAATTCTTATTCATGATTGATCTTTTACCTTAAAAGCTTCCCCGGGTGGTAAGGAAATCTGCTGGGGTAATGGGTGCTATATGTAAGCATGTATTTCGAAAGCTTTCGAAGCTTGGCTAAAACAGGCCTGTAATCTTTTCTAAGCTAAGGTTATCAAAATCCTGAATCACCAGGTCGGTATCCTGTAGCTCTTCAGGTGTATGTGTTGTGGTGATTCCAATCACTTTCATGCCTGCGTTCAGGCCAGCCTGCACACCGGGAAGAGAATCCTCGATAACGATGCAATTTCCGGGCGCTACCCCCAGCTGTGCAGCGGCTTTCAGATAAACTTCCGGATGTGGTTTGCCATGGGTTACATCTTTGGAATGGACCAGTACATCGAAATACTGGCGGATGTTGAGAAGGTCAAGAACAAAATCAAGATTTGCCAGGGGTGCTGATGTGCCAACAGCGGTGGCTATTCCTCTTTCCTTAATTTCTTGCAGGAAAGAATGCAGGCCTTTTACTGCTTTGATATCCTCCTTATACAGGTCTCGGAAAATCGCTTCTTTTTCGTTTGCCCACTGTTCTGTTTGTTGAGGGCTGGCATCATCGCTGAAGATATAAGACATAATTTCTTTGTTGGTGCGGCCAAACACATTTGTCTTTAACTCTTCATCGCTTAGGGTAATGTTATGTTGTTTTAAAAAAGCCTGAAAGGCCAGCTTATGGTAGGGGTTACTGTCTACAATTACACCGTCCATGTCAAAAAGTATCGCAATATTCATGCTGCTGTAGCGTCTGTTTAGTGGTTTTTACATGTTTTACCCACCCCAGGCCTGGCGGCAGGAGTTAATGCTGATCATAGCTTCCCTTTTATGCCTAAAGCATTACGGGAGGCTCGCCACGAAGCAAACATGTACATAGCAGGATTTGTCTGCTGCATCAGGTAAAACTTCTTTTAATCAATCGTTAAGGTGTGATTAAGTTTATTGTAGCCGGTAGTTTCTTCCCAGATATCTTCATTTGCCAGGCGAATACTGTATTCAGGTCTGTTGGCGATGCTGCTATATTTATCCGGCAGCTGTAAAAATAGTTCATAGTCTCCGGCAGGGATGCTGGCAACTGAAAACTCTTCCTCCACTTGGACTTCACCGGTAAACCAGCGGCGTACATCAGCCTGGAATGGCAGGACGTGTTCCGTGGCATCTGAAACATTTCGTAAAATAAGATTAAGCGGTCGTCTGTTGTAGGGAGAGGCATAGCCTGTGTTTTCCAGCTGCAGGGATATTTCAAGCTTTTCAGACTGGCTGATCTGGCTTGAATAAGTTCCTTCTCTTAAAATCAGGCGGTAACCCAGTTTT of the Flammeovirgaceae bacterium 311 genome contains:
- a CDS encoding glycoside hydrolase (COG3507 Beta-xylosidase) — its product is MPMHPVPALCLRFVLTLFLCAGTAILLQSCSGNSEQQQQQQNRPAAQEVVYSGNPILPGNFADPCILVHQDTFYIYATTGSEATVWYSPDFTDWKLTKLNWPTSMGKPDIWAPAVTQGTDGRFYFYTSTDHDIYAGVADHPKGPFTNILGGDSIFIKNRQWWEKMHSIDADCFVDDDGQAYLYWGSGFDFKDGICAVGRLNKDMVSFKEEPKLVTPNEYFEGPHMMKRNGIYYLMYSDSLYYDSTYKVRYATSNSPMGPFTEGRNSPILKSTPDGKVTGPGHHYTLKRGDQYYIVYHAHALPEAKPGGDLIRQVFIDKLEFEADGAIKPVVATDKGVPLDFVNTANIHKPVQPVATEASAAVSEALGADKAFDGDYGTLWAAPKATSPLWLQADFGKSISIKEIQPVFDLVMGDYEYRIEHSTEGTDWQLYAEGNNAQAEVWPVSHRKEVDARYVRITILNQTQENTRTGLWELKIFDEQKL
- a CDS encoding haloacid dehalogenase superfamily protein (COG0637 Predicted phosphatase/phosphohexomutase), with product MNIAILFDMDGVIVDSNPYHKLAFQAFLKQHNITLSDEELKTNVFGRTNKEIMSYIFSDDASPQQTEQWANEKEAIFRDLYKEDIKAVKGLHSFLQEIKERGIATAVGTSAPLANLDFVLDLLNIRQYFDVLVHSKDVTHGKPHPEVYLKAAAQLGVAPGNCIVIEDSLPGVQAGLNAGMKVIGITTTHTPEELQDTDLVIQDFDNLSLEKITGLF
- a CDS encoding Xylosidase/arabinosidase (COG3507 Beta-xylosidase) yields the protein MKNIHLYICLICFPFFSCSERNAAVAETGSPDSAAATTTAVTYQNPVLPGDFADPSVVRVGNDYWATATSSEWAPLFPLMHSSNLVDWEIRGHVFPETLPTWAEAHFWAPEITYENEKYYIYYTAKKKGGNLCVGVASATEATGPYTDHGPLVCQEVGSIDGFPIRDEKGDLYLVWKEDGNSRGLPTPMWAQRMNEERTQLLGEMFEMFRNEPGTWEGGLVEGAYVLRRNGYYYTFYSGDACCGRDCTYGVGVARAQKLEGPWEKYSGNPIMKQNEEWKCAGHGSVVTDPQGEYYFLYHAYSTDGTVYTGREGLLDKIYWNGEGWPYFSEDAPSVTAVAPHQENEQDQLSVTEEFKDYGLAQSWQWPVDKQPNFYSLKAAQDGQLVLQASPDKIGNLLAQRTTTPDYMVITAVDKSQLQNGIRAGLAAIGDQENAVGLSVGPDNIMLWSVKENKRSIITQMPSPAAEQVQLRLVTRNGDQMEFSWSTDGNNWNTLNQQPLDASYLPPWDRAIRVGLTAQGPADAVAAFNWFRYTTEAIN